AGAACTAACCAGTGTGGCCAGGGAGACTGAAACACGACTTACCTGGTACAATGATAGACATCTCTTTACTGTTCCTAAGGTCGGAGTTAACCAGCCTGGGCAGGTGCTGGACAGTCACATCATACATTTGCTCGGGATCAACCTTAAAGTTGCTGCAGACAAACTGCCACTGAAATATGAGAGAGGAGAGGTCCCTGTGACTAGTACAGACATTTAATGAACCTGATTAAGACTTTCTAACCCTTATTGTCAGACATCAGCTGCTGAGGGAACTGGTTTTTGAAGTGAAGTTGGACACACAGATGCAACAGAACCAGtcagcactcaccccaaatctcctcctaactggccttcagtctggacccccttagcttataacaaggttacagatatatagaaacattggggtaacagtcaccctgctatagttccagggacactcagggtacaaataagcactcaccccaaatctccccctaacagaCCTTCAGTCTTgacccccttaactcataacaatatagtagtaagacaaaacagaggcgccaaaaaaaaatagctaaaagcacttaaaaacccaatgggtaattcagaggaggtagtaatgaactaacctcctccaagcagacacctctgaattacccattgggtttttaagtgcttttagctatttttatccttttggcgcctctgttttgtcttactactatatcgagtccaccccgagtggaggggtataatccccttttttttcttctacagagagcgacgtaaACCTGGCTTGTGattattaacttgtttactctaccattactccctgtaaaaacatattacactattggggctcttggtgttcctttttgtctccttaactcataacaaggttacagatatatggaaacattgggggaacattcaccctgctataatttcaggggtacccagggtacaaataagcactcaccccaaatctccccctaactgaccttcagactgggctcccttagctcataacaaggttacagatatatagaaacattggggtaacagtcaccctgctatagttccaggggtacccagggcacaaataagcactatgATCGTCCCCTCCACCCCATCCAGTTTAAGCCCAACACCCATGGAGAGCAGTTTGTTGGTGGTTGCACAGGTTGGATATTACATTGAAGCAACTTATTTCTAACATTTCCCCTTTATGTGACACTCACCATCAGGGGCCACTGTCCAGCTGATTCTGAACACTGGCACGGGGTCCCCCGACTCATTCGCTTCTACCACATGATCAACTTCTAAGTTGGAGGGAGCAGATGGAGTCCATTGACTGGGGTGGATCCAACTACTGTCGATGCAATTGCCTGGCGATTTTAAAAACACCAAAAGCACAAACAAGAAAGAGTTAAATTACTTATTGTTCAGAACTGAGCACATGACCTCCTGAAAAATAGAGATGAAATAGTCAGAACAGGAAACCCCCCAGTGGTTAAAGCAGAATATCAACGTCTTACAAAAAGTATAGAgctgtagttcccctttatttcCTGCAAACCAAACAGGGATCATTGTGCACGGTC
Above is a genomic segment from Xenopus laevis strain J_2021 chromosome 3L, Xenopus_laevis_v10.1, whole genome shotgun sequence containing:
- the LOC121401015 gene encoding interleukin-17 receptor A-like; protein product: MSRGTPCQCSESAGQWPLMWQFVCSNFKVDPEQMYDVTVQHLPRLVNSDLRNSKEMSIIVPGCRDKRMSKMKTCCQHAHF